The following DNA comes from Anastrepha obliqua isolate idAnaObli1 chromosome 1, idAnaObli1_1.0, whole genome shotgun sequence.
GTGGTATCATTCAAAACTGATCTCATCGAAGCCACCATGAGCCTTTCCTATGCCTCTTATGTCGCTGTTGCTTTAGTGAAGTACTATTACATGCTACGCAGAAAGAAGAATATGATCATATTTTTACAACGCCTAGAAGTCATTTTCCCACGCACAAAATTACAGCAAGAAAGTTTACGTCTGAGCCATTATCTGCAATTGAGCAAATTCGTGACGAAAAGTTACACAGCCATGTATATGGTACTCATATCGATATACAATCTCTACGCGATTGGGACTCGTTTGATCTATACGAATTGGTTGCACGTGAATGTTATTGATCCAACCTTGCCCTATAGTGCCTCCTATCCGTGGAATTGGCACGATCATTGGAGCTACTATGTTTTGTATGTGTCACAAGGTTTGGCTGGCTGGCATGCGACTtgcacacagatggcgctcgaCTTATTGCTCTGCACATCGGCTACGCAATTGATAATGCATTACGATTACATTTCACTTAGCTTGGAGAAGCATAAGTCGAAATACGCCGAGGTATATGCACTGGATGTACCGCAGAGAGTTCGCGTGGTTATGGAGCTGAAAGCATTTCATGAGGATATGCAGTATATTTCGGGTATCGTGGCTTATCATGCGGAATTGTTGAGGTAAGTAGATAAGGCAGTGTGCCCTATTtggtataatttgttttttctcttttatacCCCAGCTTGTCACAGCTCTTGAACGAATTGTTTGGCGTGCCCCTGCTTGTCAATTTGTTTACCTCATCGGCGCTTATTTGTTTCCTCGGCTTTCAGTTGTCAGTTACCCGACAACTTGACTTGCTCATCAAGATTGCACTCTTCTTTTTCGGCTCCATATTACAGGTCTATCTAATCTGTCATTTTGGGCAGTTGCTAACTGATTCGGTGAGTTTTACATTAAAAGTTTGTAACTTGGATTAATgtggtttttgtaggagaataaactaaattttcatacaaaaatttattagattAAATAAGAAACGTCCATATTgtccaaatttttcaataaattctagtgctatagttatttaattCAGTTTTGGTCTTTCAAGGCACtgctatttgaaaatttataataatatttttcagagcACAAATGTGGTAAATGCTGTATACTTTCACGACTGGATTCATGCTGATATTCGCTACCAAAAAATGCTTATATTGATAGCTAAGCGCGCACAGAGACCAGCCATtttaaatgcaacaaattttataagcGTTTCGCGTGGCACCATGACCGATGTGAgttaaagtgaaataatttattctGTGTACGAGAAGAGATACAAAATTGCGTAGAATGCTGAGGTGGAAGTGGGGTGggatgttttattttacttagtatTGCTTTGCGTCTGAAAATAACTACAAATATAAAGTTTCAGTCACATTGGGGGAAAAACCTTTGAGATATCGGCGGATAAACAGGTCGCTTGAGAAGACAACTTCAACTATGAAAAATGTTGCGCTACGCGCCTTGATTAGATCTCTCAGCgagcaaagaaaaatattatagataATTATATATTCCGTTTAAAAattctacaaggtggcgcaaaattaatcaccctatcgggtGTTTATATTGTAATGTAATATTCATAatacacttgtgaactagataaCCCTagtatacaaacacacaagcaatggagcgcataaaggtgatattaaagatttccatcattccaaagaattttttttattcagtaaaaaaacaaaaattggatgcTTAATTTGGTGCCACCCTCAAGTCATCTAAATTTTTCCTATTATTGAGTATTAGATGTGCGAacaaattttgcgccaccttgtggaTACACCTTTTTCCTtttattcttcttgattggcgcgataaacgCTTAAGTGACTCCGGCCGAGTTTAAAAAAAGCGTctgtcatttctttctcgtgcaatTGTACTGCACctgggttccctttttaattttcgttaaaTCTATCCCACCTCCGAAGAAAtgtgagtagatcttgtggtgccaaggagccaaggtggtcgcttcttaactcaTTAGTACCAAAAACCTttagcctgattcgagcgaaggcagggcagacgcacagaaagtgatgCCCCGTTTCATCCTCTTCTCAacgtgcactgtctgagatgcttaATTTTTCCATGCgattcgcccatagaaagtggcccgtcgtCAGTCTAACAAGCTCCAACAGGCCCTTCTGCATAATCACAGGAGGAtatgcgacagtcgatcggacatgacaggtaacatcagtgtTATCtctctgcagcctctctcagcctgccaagctcgcttatgGGTTAGAGCAACCCGTTTGTTAACCatagctttgatggctgcagaagggaggggcagaacgggctccggaccAAAGAAATTGGCCTTTTTACttacaaaatcgattttttcatttaaattacatttatgtataaaaatgtatttcattctataataaaaaccatgttaaatttcaaaattgataaaatattcataaaacttCGAcaaattgtcataaaaattttaaaattcttaataaaaagttGGAATACAATTTCGGGTAtgaagttttatagctcattaaattttgttttaagaagatgaaagtttcaagtagctcaaaaatcgaggtgatttttgtcaattttttttttgctaatggtgttgggtgttttcttttatatataaaaaacagttCGTGCTATCAttttcaaacttacactttgttatattaaaattcaacgAGCTATAAACCCAtcattttgattgaaaatttttaaatctatttgaaaacaattttgattgaaaattttggaatttatttgaaaacaatttttatttaaagttttcaaatttgtttgaagaacattttgattaaaaattttgaaatttatttgaagaagatttcgattgaaaattttgaaatttatttgaagaaaattttgatttaaaattttgaaatttatttgaagaaaattttaattcaaaattttcaaatttatttgaagacGATTTCGcggattttcataaattttgtaaaaagtttgaaacatcGATCAATatgttcttttttattaatccaactgtattttgattaaaaaaaacttaaaaaaaaaaataatcagggATGATACATATTTTAGAAGATATTTTTCAGAACAACCATAGAAATAGCTATACAAGAgtgagctaaaataaaaaaacggcatTAGCTTTGTTCTAAGAACTTTAACTCTAagtttattcattcaaaatagtCTACTCTAGTCTTGATACACTATTTTtcacgatctaaaagctttcttttttgcacatgcccagctctagccagaagcagaaaccgatttttaaaatcctacttcttaacgaatatagataatgtatacactttaggtatcaacaaccttttacgctttgtcaaaagctcaggatggttcaatatggagaggcaaatgtagcccagcccccacGGCTcccaacggacccatttcgtggcctaagtggcatcgttgtctctatgtgcgatgcggctgccaaacctaacctaacctaagctatTGGAGATGAAATTGTACGAAGATTGGAGCAGGAGTAGCATATAAAAGTGAAGCAATGCCTAAAGCGTTTAATGTGCCATAATCGGCTAGAAGAGCTATGGATGCAgtttttttggtattcaaaagcGAAACGTTTTTGATAATAGAAAAGGTTTCAATATTAAAGCGttgaaaaaagattttattttacgGTGGAAATAGATTTATTAAACTATAGACAAGACATATTAAccgaaaaattatgaaacagttttttttttaatttttgttaggtTATTTTGAAATGTCACAAAATCGTAGacaattttttgcgttttattattgCTTAAGATGTTTGAtggactaaaataaaattaaatggttaatttgcaaataaaatggaatcaaaACTGCAATACCATAATGGGCTCATATGCGTAAAGGGTTAAAAATAAACCTAAGGATGCCATTAATGACAAAGAATGGAGAAAATGGGCAAGGTGTGCTCCCTTAtacatatctatttataattggcgcgtacacttctgttaggtgtttggccgagctcctcctcctatttgtggtgtgcgtcttgatgttgttccacaaatggagggaccaacagtttcaagctgactccgaacggcagatatttttatgaggagctttttcttggcagaaatacaatcggaggtttgccattgcctgccgaggggcgaccgctattagaaaaatgtttttcttaattttggtgtttcaccgagattcgaaccgacattttctctgtgaattccgaatagttgtcacgcaccaacccattcggctacggcacaCACATAAACATTCTTTCTTTAGTGAAGATTTTGCCTCTAtaccatttttatttactttcaaaaataaaaaaaagcttctataaaaaaatgtgctgcTGATGATGAAATAAAGTCAGTTTTTTGGCTCATAAAGGCcaggaaaaaaaaaagtttttattatcatataaaaagtgaaatttatgAAGGCTTGTCACTATGAATCCAATTATGTGTTACTCTATGTGCGGCACGTATGTAGAGCCTTTgccttaaatatatatacataatttattttgctcTAAGTCAACGGACGCAACGAGCCCATTGTGACAGGCCTATTAGGTTCAAGCGAGAATAAACCGAATAAGAaaggatattttcatatttaagtaATTCACAAACCTTCTGCTTCATTCCGCGCAATTTTCGCCCTCTCCTCGTATAATTGTATATGGTTAGTACTTATATATCCTCAACCtataattcatatttatttctcttCAGATAATGCAGTTATCTTATAGAATCTTCGCACTCATACGAACTATGTACAACGAATGAAATGGGCACGAGATTGATAAAGCAACATGctcgtataaatatatattcctATATAcctaatatatgtagatataccctatgatcaaaaagtaccggggatgtttaatttaaacgaaccgcgcacgtgggaatcggcccatatttttttcttatgttggcagtactgtaagacacacatctgtcactttttagcgccatcggaccatttgagagatgctgtacgttgcaaacggccggaaatgtgaacaaacaattcttggattttacaTGATTATAACGCGCCCTCGCACGGAGCCCAAATTGTCCTGGATT
Coding sequences within:
- the LOC129235950 gene encoding odorant receptor 85c-like, encoding MALIMRFEEFLHLPNFFYRCVGLVLWGPSGGLWQRLFFHFSVHNLFLTFLAELYFIVVSFKTDLIEATMSLSYASYVAVALVKYYYMLRRKKNMIIFLQRLEVIFPRTKLQQESLRLSHYLQLSKFVTKSYTAMYMVLISIYNLYAIGTRLIYTNWLHVNVIDPTLPYSASYPWNWHDHWSYYVLYVSQGLAGWHATCTQMALDLLLCTSATQLIMHYDYISLSLEKHKSKYAEVYALDVPQRVRVVMELKAFHEDMQYISGIVAYHAELLSLSQLLNELFGVPLLVNLFTSSALICFLGFQLSVTRQLDLLIKIALFFFGSILQVYLICHFGQLLTDSSTNVVNAVYFHDWIHADIRYQKMLILIAKRAQRPAILNATNFISVSRGTMTDIMQLSYRIFALIRTMYNE